The sequence TTGTAGCAGCTGTCCCCGTGGGTCACCCGCAGTGGTGAAACACGGCTTGGTCACAATATTCCCCGCTTTGCTAGACCTGCGAGTCACGGGGGTCCTCTTGGTTCGGTTCGGTTCAGTTCTGACAGTTCTTATGGAATTTAGTTTCTGCGCGCAACTCGCGCAAGAGCAGCCTTGCTATGGAGCCGACACGATCTCTGTAGTGaaggtctctctctctttctctctctctctctgtgcagcgTGGTGGCGAGCGCTAGCCTGATCGGCAAGTCGTTTGTATTTTACGCACAAGCAATGTCTCTGCTGTTGTGCTCGCTGTTGGCACAGCTGTCTGTCCCGGTGACTGTTTTAAACCCCACAGACCGATTCTGCACTGTGCCTCCCAGGAGAAAGACCCCATTCTCTCGCCTCGCCTCTGCTGTCCTGTATTTTCTGGACACGGCAGTCTCCAATCGCCGTTCCCTCTGGCTGTGGGGCTGCCTTGGATAGGAAAGGCTGCTTCGCTTTTCTCTCGTTCCCGCACAAACAGGACGTCTTCAGCAGCATTTTTCGCCTTCCGTTCTTTCGGTTTCAACCGATTCAAAAAGCCACGATCGTCCTGAACAGAGTGCTCGCCAGGCTGGCCCCGCCACGGCAGCTGCCGCTCTGGAGCCCGGACTCGCCTCTTTTCCTCTGCTCCATCCTAGGTTTCTTACTGGGCAGAAACTCGGGTTCTGCGGCGGCTTTGCCCCTCCGCTTCCTCGAGTGTCTGTCGGAAGCCAGAGCGGGCACGGCGCTGCCGCTCCCGGGGCTCGCGTTCTCCTTGTCGCCGGGGGTAACGATCTGGGCGGGTTTGGGTTTGCATTCTGTCCTGGCAGGTACGTTGCTGGGCGCCTCTGTTAAAGGCTGGGTGACCGCTGGAGCGCAGCTCCGCTCCGGACTGGGCTCGGTCTCCATGTGCGCCTCCGTCCCGGTTTCGCTTTGCTGGGGGTCAGTGGCCGCTTGCCCTGCGGGCTGCGCAGGCACGGCCTCGGTCACCATCGCCACTTCCTCGTCCTCGGCCGGCGCCCCTGGCTGGCGCCCCGCCGCCTCCGCGTCGCTCTCCAGCTTGGCGGTGAAGTAGATGTCGCGGGCCGACCTCATGAccagggagagctgcaggctcCTGTGCAGCTTCATGCCGCCTCTCTGCATGCGGGAGCTGTACAGCTTGCCCAGAGACAGCGCCATGATCCGCTTAGCTTCCGCGTTCAGCTCCATTAGCGTAACTTACAAAATAAACGAAATAATTAAGTAATAAATAAGCACCAGgaactttctgttttttttcttctgttaaaaaaaaaaaaaaccctttcgtTCTCGAAGTTGTTTGAAGACTTGTTTGTTATgttaaggtttatttatttacttattttcccCCCCCGGAATCAGACTTTAATTCCAACGCTACCCTATAGCTCCACCTCAGTCGAATGGAGCGCTTGAATACATGCCGGAGTTTTTATACCTGCGGTGACGTCAGCTGATTCTACTCCTGTCCACGTCAGcatgcccctccccctcccctccccctctggctcttatTGATGAATGGCCCGGGTCTGATTCTATTGTATTCTCGACTCTAACAGGGAGTTTGAGTGTCAGTTTGTACACAGCCGTGTGACCTGTGaagctatgtatttatttatctcatCATTTTGCTTTGAAGTGCCAGGCACACACATTACATCGTATTTCCGTAAATAAAACACACGACGCGAGTTTCAGATTCCTGTTTGTATCCcctatctgtctgcctgtctacATTCCTCTctttataaatacattatctcTAGAGTGCGGATCTGAATGTCTCATTTCAGCTCAAGTGTAAATCCtaaacgttgttttttttgtaactaaCACACATTGCTTTCACTTTTTCCTGTGATGTAATGCAAAATAGATacatgaattaataaataaagaaggCCCCACACCCCGCCCAGTGTTTTCTTCTCTCTGTTTCGGATTCAGATCGCTTTAACTTTTACTTCCCTCAATAAATCACAGTTCTGAGCAGCGCTCATCGATTCTGAGAAACTCGCGTTATTTCCCAGGGGTGTTTTCTGGCCACGTCACTCTCCCCCACATGCCCAAATAAGGCAGTTCCGCTTGTTTTCCCCCCCGTGGCTCGCATCTGTGGAAAAGCCGTGACGTGCCCAGCCTAGTTTCCTGTTTCCATATTTAGCACAGCAGCGGCGACGTCACCGGCCCGCTCCTTATATGGAGATGTCGCGGGCAGGGACCCGGTAACACCCACACTACGTCATCTGGCGCAGCGGCGGCCGTTCCGCTGAGGTCGAGCTGACCTGATCCGACCTGCTTTATAATTAAATCAGACTTTAaatagaaatatattatttacatagatagatagatagagaggtCATGTTATGGGTTTAAGTAACACACGCCCAGGGCGCTTCCGTGTTTGCACACTGTGCACTGTGCAGTATTTTTACTGGTATGTGCATTGCTTTCCCATGCATATTATACCACAGCCAGGCTCTGAGGCTCAACAGTTACTATTATCCTTGTGCATATTAAAGCTCTCGACACGCGTGTACATTGCACTGGCAAGAACAGCGCAGTCATAAAGCAACACGCTGACGTTTAGAAAGTCAAaatacattagaacataagaaagtttgcaaacgagaggaggccccattcagcccatcttgctcgtttggttgttagtagcttattgatcccagaatctcatcaagcagcttcttgaaggaccccagggtgtcagcttcaacaactacAGCTGTGCGCTGGTGCCGCTGCTATTTCATTTAGgcggattttttttaaaactaaacttTATTGCGTGTCTGTGTAACGTTAAAGAACTCTTCGCATTTCTAGACGCACGTATTTAGTTAAACGTACCCGTACTGTATATTAGTGTGGAGTTTACCGCAGCGTGGAAAGCCCACAGTCCAGTCACATGACGAGGGGGGGAGTGCCAGGGATCCAGTCACGTGTCGAGGGAGTGCTGCTGGCCGGATCACGTGACGGGGGTGCCTCAGGCGTCCCAGCAGCGCAGAGGCGTGTTTATTAGTTTTTCAGGGTCCGAGACACGGAACTAGCCGACACCATGTCGCTCGAGGACCCTTTCTTTGTCGTCAAGGGGTAAGTCAGAAAACATTTTAAGTGCACGGCGGGGTTTAACGAGCTCGCAATGCGCCGCGCACCTGAGCTGTGCATACGGGATTGTTAATGATCGACGGATACGCGCTTTAGATCTAGCTTTGGTCTACCGAAAAAAAAGTGATGGGCCGTGCTGATCCACAAACAGAGAGCAGCGGAAAGGGCAAAGGTCCCGCACAGCTCCGTCCCTCGCCGTCTCCTGGTACACAACTCTGCAGCGCgacatgtttgtttattattattattatatccaaggcgacttacagagactagggtgtgtgaactatgcatcagctgcagagtcacttacaactacgtctcacccgaaagacggagcacaaggaggtgaagtgacttgctcagggtcacacaatgagtcagtagctgaggtgggatttgaaccggggacctcctggttacaagcccttttctttaacaactggaccacaccGCCTGCTTGGATGAGCTCCGCCGCGGCGAGTCTGTCTCTGATCTCTCTCCGCTCGCTCCGTGTGGGAGGGCAGCGTGTTAACTCATTCAGTGCCGGGCGGGCTGGTAACAAAGAGACACTCAGTCCCCGCTGCAGCTGTCTCCCCCGGCGAAAAATACAGACCGACCTCTGTcctgcgctgtgtgtgtgtgtgtgtgtgtgtgtgatgttccaggagagagtgtgtgtgtgtgtgtgtgtgtgtgtgtgatgttccaggagagagtgtgtgtgtgtgtgtgtgtgtgtgtgatgttccaggagagagtgtgtgtgtgtgtgtgtgtgtgtgtgtgtgtgatgttccaggagagagtgtgtgtgtgtgtgtgtgtgatgttccaggagagagtgtgtgtgtgtgtgtgtgtgtgtgtgtgtgtgtgatgctccAGGAGCTCCCTGTTCTCTGGACTGGTTTGTGATCCTCCCTGTTCTCTGGACTGGGTTGTGACGCTGTGCCCCTGTTCTGTTCTGCGCAGTGAGGTGCAGAAGGCGGTGAACACGGCCCGCGGGCTGTA is a genomic window of Acipenser ruthenus chromosome 34, fAciRut3.2 maternal haplotype, whole genome shotgun sequence containing:
- the LOC117401997 gene encoding immediate early response gene 2 protein-like is translated as MELNAEAKRIMALSLGKLYSSRMQRGGMKLHRSLQLSLVMRSARDIYFTAKLESDAEAAGRQPGAPAEDEEVAMVTEAVPAQPAGQAATDPQQSETGTEAHMETEPSPERSCAPAVTQPLTEAPSNVPARTECKPKPAQIVTPGDKENASPGSGSAVPALASDRHSRKRRGKAAAEPEFLPSKKPRMEQRKRGESGLQSGSCRGGASLASTLFRTIVAF